In the Pirellulales bacterium genome, TGGTCTTCGTCGAAACGTTGAATTTCTTGGCGAGCGCTTCGACGGTTAGCACTTCCTCGCCGGCGTCTTCGGCCGGCATCGCCGCAGCTTCCGTGAGATCCTCCACAAACAGGCGCAAATCGTGGCTGGCCTGCTCGCCGGTCAAATTTGTGTTGCCGAACGAAGCGGGGCGGAAGTCTGTAATGCGAAAACAAAGATATTCGAAAGGATAAACCCGGCTATCATCGATCTCCGACAGCAAATTCTCAGCCCGGTCGGCCAGTTCAAGTTGCTTTTCGCGAGGCGCAATACGGATCTGCTGATCGCGCAAATGCTTCAAGATTGGGTTGAAATAGCTGGTATTCATCGGATGCCTCCTTCACGCCAAAAGCCGAGTTGGTGTTCGTCGATTTCGTCTCGCCGCTCGGTCAATTGCTCCTATTGCTGCCGCTGCTGCTGTCTCATTTTCCTACGCCAAAACGACGCATGTGTCGCAAGCTGATGCGGTATAAGCACTTACTCCGATTGAAGCCGACTCCTTGGCAAGTTTGGAAGGATTTGACGGCCAGCGATCTGAGGTGGGCTTACTAAGCGCGTCTCCTTTTGTACGAAACAAACTGTCCAATGGTCTATTGGAATATCGTTTTTTTACTTCAGTTCTAGGACAATTCGACCGATCTGGCGGTTCGGCGGCAAAATATCAATGTGTATCCCGTTGCTAAATATAACTTTACGTTGTTTCAGAGCATTGTGGCACCATGATGGAAACATTCGTCGTCGAGATGTTGCAAGTATTTGGATCTCTCGGCTCGGTTCGTTTCAATCCACCTTCGCCGGCAGGCCGATCTAACCGAAATACCCTAAAAAATGATTCGATTGGCGTAAACCGCCGCGAAAAACTGGGCAGATTACGGCAAGAGCATCTAGTCACCGAGGTTTTAAGCAAACGCCGTACCCATCATCCCAAATGTCGAACTCGAGGGAGCCTATTTAGCAGATTTCCCCACTTGGTAGAACCTTTAGTAACAAAGCATGTGGGTGACTTTCACGGCCACCCGATATGGAAAGGATTCCATGACGTTGAAGAAACTACTCGCGTTGGTTCCAGTGCTTTCGAGCGGCTTGTTCGCGGCCTCGCTAGCACTTGGTGCGGAAAAATTTGCACTTCGGGCCGCTAAGCCCGATGGCGCCCCGACCCGAGTCGTCGTGAATTTGGAGGTCGGCGGCCATCTGAAAGTTGCGTCAGATAAGAAGATAGACCCAGTGCCCATGAGCGTCGTTGCCGAAATGGGCTACGACGAACGACGACTCGACGACGACAGCAATCCCGAAAGCCGCTTGGCTCTGCGCTGGTACGATGACGTTCACGTCGTGATCAAGGCTGCCGACCAGATGGCGAAGCCCAAACTGCGTGAGGGGCGGCAATTGATCTCGGTTTCCGCCAGTGAAAAGTCAGTAGTCATTGCCTCTCCTGGCGGCCCGTTGACGCGCGACGAACTCGACTTGGTTGAAATCCCCTCCAATACCTTGATCCTGGACGAACTACTGCCGCTAAACGAGGTCGCTGTTGGCGATCCATGGAAACCTTCGGAATCCGTGGTAACGCGATTGCTGTTGCTCGACGCGGTCGCTCAAACCGACGTCGTTTGCCGCTTGGTGGAAGTGAAAAGCGATGTCGCGGAGATTACGATCGACGGCCCAGTGAGCGGCGCAATCAAGGGAGTAGCTTCGCAGATCGAACTCAAAGGAAAGCTGACGTTCAATCTCAAGCAAGGCATTGCGACAAGCCTGCTACTGGCAATCAAAGAAGACCGCGGCGTGGGATATGCAAGCCCCGGATTGGATGTGGTGGCAAAATTGAAAGTAGTCGTTTCGCCGTTGCCTGAATCGAAACTACTCACCGACGAAGTGCTGTCAACTGCGAAGTTGCAGCAATCGGATGTGCCCCCCATGCTCGAGTTTGTGTCGAAGGATAGCAGCTATCGGTTTCTCTACGACCGGCGCTGGTCCGTGGTTGGCGATTCGCCACAATTGGTCGTCATGCGACTCGTTGACCGCGGCGATTTGATTGCCCAATGCAATCTCATGCCGGCCATCAAGCAGCTCGAAAAGCCGATCGAATTGACTCAGTTCCAGGACGACGTGCGAAAAGCGCTCGGTCCGATGTTCGGTCAGTATGAAAGCGCAGCGGAATCGGCCCTGCCGTCGGGATTGCGAATGCTGAAAGTGATCGTTGCCGGTGCCGCCGAAAAATTGCCGATTCAATGGCGATATTACTCGATTCAGGACCAATCGGGCCGGGAAATCACCCTCGCATTCACGCTCGAAGCCCCGCTGGCCGAGCAGTTCAGGGACCAAGACAAACCGATTGTGGAAAGCATCGAGTTCTTGCAAACAGGGATTGCATCGGTGCCAACTTCGACCGAGCAGAAATGAGTGGATTCCAACTGCTGATTCACACCATTTCACTGCCTCATGGAAATCCAGCCTTGGATCGACGGCTCGCATCGACGCTTGGTGGCAAGGAATGCCGCAATTTCGGCTGGTAATTGACGGCCGGCGGATTGAAGTCCATGATATTGCGCGCTGGCCATCTTTTCTCACTTCCCATGCTGCAGCTATGCCTATTACCATCCGCCTACGCCCAAACGGCCCATTGGTGATCGAAGGTGAGTTTCGCCTGATCGATCACGAAGGCAACGAGTTCACGCTTCCCACCCATAAGCCTGTCGTCGCGTTATGCCGCTGCGGCCAATCGCAAAATAAGCCCTTCTGCGATGGTACCCATAAGCAGTGCGATTTTGCGGCGGTCGAATTGGCGATCAAGCCGGCCAGCGATGCGCCTCCCGCGACGACTTAACCGATAAATTGCGCAGTGTTCACCGTCGTTGTCCACGACGGCGCCGGAACGTGGCGTTCGGCGCCAATGGCGATGTGTGGGGCATCCAGCCGCACCAACCTTTCCGGCTTCGACGCGGCAGCAATCCCCAGCGTGCCCGACCACGTTTCAAAATGCCGCCCGCGTCGCTCGTCGTCGGTGAAGAATGACAAGAAAGTCATGGAATCGGCCGGGATGAATTCGTGTTCGGCGGCGGCCCAGTTCGTCGGACGATGGACGCGTCGCCAGGTACCGGAATTGAAATAGACTTGGTTCAGCACTGCATCGCCAGCATAGCTAACATCGAGCGGCACACTCTCGGCGTGATGGGTATGGCCGTAGACCACATGCTTGGCGCGTCGATTGCGGAAGTCTTGTTCGGTCAGCGCATGGCGATAGTATGACGCTTCCTGTGAGCCGCGCAGCCCATGCAGCCAATTGACGATCGCGCTGGCCCAGCCCATCGAAAGCCGGCGGCTGAATTTCAGCACGCGCTGTAAGCCGTCGACCAAATCGACCGGGTTCCAGGTGTCGCGCGAGCGGACGAAATCCAACTGCAGGAACCGATCCGCCAGCGCGTCCCAAATTTGCTTCACTCGTTTTCGCGTCGCCGGCAAAGGGCAGGTCCGCTCCAGCAAACCGTCGATCCAAACGGGCACCAACAGTGTTGGCCGGACATTGTCGATTTCTCGCAGTCCAGCGAGTGTTTCCGCGGACAAGTCGCCGCCGAGTTCGGCTTCGAC is a window encoding:
- a CDS encoding CDGSH iron-sulfur domain-containing protein, which gives rise to MPITIRLRPNGPLVIEGEFRLIDHEGNEFTLPTHKPVVALCRCGQSQNKPFCDGTHKQCDFAAVELAIKPASDAPPATT